The following are encoded together in the Fragaria vesca subsp. vesca unplaced genomic scaffold, FraVesHawaii_1.0 scf0513067, whole genome shotgun sequence genome:
- the LOC101303579 gene encoding DELLA protein GAI1-like: MAPGHGRRFMTEHECTDHEIRSNRMSDLELHGLNHSSMACYSSYPYMASLDQEGSANDSSSLINPYSVHESRDRKRLKRTISIDDSLSSITSINGGMMSRSSSTNSLTTLPRLHFRDHIWTYTQRYLAAEAVEEAAAAMINAEENGAEQEDGTADGMRLVQLLIACAEAVACRDKSHASALLSELRANALVFGSSFQRVASCFVQGLASRLALVQPLGAVGFVPSKLNAKDYALMDKKEEALRLVYEICPHIQFGHFVANSSILEAFEGESFVHVVDLGMTLGLPHGDQWRGLIHSLTTRAGQPPVSRLRITGVGLCADRLQIIGEELEAYADSLGLSVEFTCVESNLENLKPEDIKLYEGEVLVVNSILQLHCVVKESRGALNSVLQMIHELSPKVLVLVEQDSSHNGPFFLGRFMEALHYYSAIFDSLDAMLPKYDTRRAKMEQFYFAEEIKNIISCEGPARVERHERVDQWRRRMSRAGFQGAPIKMMAQAKQWLGKNKVCEGYTVVEEKGCLVLGWKSRPIVAASCWKC, from the coding sequence ATGGCTCCTGGCCATGGCCGACGTTTCATGACGGAGCACGAGTGCACTGATCATGAAATTAGGAGTAATCGAATGAGTGACCTCGAACTCCATGGTCTGAATCATTCATCTATGGCTTGCTATTCTTCATATCCTTACATGGCATCACTTGACCAGGAGGGCAGTGCAAATGATTCTTCTTCCTTGATCAATCCCTATTCGGTTCATGAAAGCCGGGACCGTAAGAGGCTGAAAAGGACTATAAGTATCGATGACTCACTGTCGAGTATTACCAGTATCAACGGCGGCATGATGAGCCGCAGCAGCAGTACTAATAGCTTGACCACCTTGCCAAGGCTTCATTTCCGGGATCATATATGGACTTACACACAACGGTACCTTGCAGCCGAAGCTGTTGAGGAGGCTGCAGCGGCTATGATCAATGCCGAGGAAAATGGAGCTGAACAAGAAGATGGAACTGCTGATGGAATGAGGCTTGTTCAGCTCCTCATTGCTTGCGCTGAGGCTGTCGCTTGCCGCGACAAGTCACACGCATCTGCTTTGCTATCTGAGCTTCGTGCTAATGCTTTGGTGTTTGGCTCTTCGTTCCAGCGTGTGGCGTCTTGCTTTGTCCAAGGTTTAGCCAGCAGGCTAGCCTTGGTTCAACCGCTAGGGGCAGTTGGTTTTGTTCCATCGAAACTGAATGCGAAAGATTATGCTCTGATggacaagaaagaagaggCATTGCGCCTTGTTTATGAAATTTGCCCACATATTCAATTTGGTCATTTTGTGGCCAACTCATCAATATTGGAAGCCTTTGAGGGAGAGAGTTTCGTTCATGTGGTAGACCTTGGGATGACCCTAGGTTTGCCACATGGCGATCAGTGGCGAGGCCTGATCCATAGCCTCACCACACGTGCAGGCCAGCCACCAGTGTCGCGTCTTCGGATAACTGGTGTTGGCCTGTGTGCTGACAGATTGCAAATTATAGGAGAAGAGCTTGAGGCTTATGCTGACAGCTTGGGATTAAGTGTGGAGTTTACTTGTGTGGAAAGCAACTTGGAAAACTTAAAGCCTGAAGACATCAAACTTTATGAGGGTGAAGTACTAGTTGTCAATAGCATTCTTCAGTTGCATTGTGTAGTGAAAGAAAGTAGGGGAGCTCTCAATTCAGTTCTTCAGATGATCCATGAGCTCTCGCCGAAAGTCTTAGTTCTTGTTGAGCAGGACTCAAGCCACAATGGACCTTTTTTTCTAGGGAGATTTATGGAAGCATTGCATTACTACTCTGCAATATTTGACTCACTAGATGCAATGCTGCCCAAATATGACACTAGGCGTGCCAAGATGGAGCAATTCTACTTTGCTGAGGAGATCAAGAACATCATCAGCTGTGAGGGACCGGCACGCGTGGAGAGGCATGAGAGGGTTGATCAGTGGCGCAGGAGGATGAGCCGTGCCGGGTTCCAGGGTGCACCAATCAAGATGATGGCTCAGGCAAAGCAGTGGCTTGGGAAGAACAAGGTTTGTGAGGGCTACACTGTTGTGGAAGAAAAGGGTTGCTTGGTTCTTGGTTGGAAATCAAGGCCTATTGTTGCTGCTTCTTGCTGGAAATGCTAA
- the LOC101301838 gene encoding nucleoside diphosphate kinase 2, chloroplastic-like — MESVAVFGGASPSFSSSLQRSCSTTQRSPSCLSYAQPNSNLRTQLAAFPSKSHLFSYSQTRPHAKTPAKPRIFLPHLVASLEQVEETYIMVKPDGVQRGLVGEIISRFEKKGFKLTGLKLFQCPRDLAEEHYKDLKSKSFFPKLIEYIVSGPVVCMAWEGVGVVASARKLIGSTDPLQAEPGTIRGDLAVQTGRNVVHGSDSPENGKREIALWFKEGEVCQWTSVQAPWLRE; from the exons atgGAGAGCGTGGCAGTGTTTGGCGGAGCAAGTCCAAGTTTTTCCTCATCTCTTCAACGCTCTTGTTCAACAACCCAGAGAAGTCCCAGCTGCTTATCCTATGCCCAACCCAATTCTAACCTGCGCACCCAGCTAGCAGCATTCCCTTCAAAGTCCCATCTTTTCTCCTATTCCCAAACTCGTCCTCATGCTAAAACCCCCGCCAAACCTCGCATCTTCCTCCCACACTTGGTTGCTTCCCTG GAACAAGTTGAGGAGACATACATAATGGTGAAGCCTGATGGTGTTCAACGTGGCCTT GTTGGAGAGATAATCTCAAGGTTCGAAAAGAAGGGTTTTAAACTGACTGGCTTGAAGCTCTTCCAGTGCCCCAGAGATTTGGCAGAG GAGCATTATAAGGATCTCAAGTCAAAGTCGTTCTTCCCTAAGTTGATAGAGTACATTGTATCTGGCCCAGTTGTGTGCATG GCATGGGAGGGTGTTGGTGTTGTTGCATCAGCGCGTAAGTTGATAGGGTCTACAGACCCTCTTCAAGCTGAACCAGGAACTATTAGAGGAGATCTTGCTGTTCAAACAGGAAG GAATGTGGTTCATGGGAGTGATAGCCCTGAAAATGGCAAGCGTGAAATAG CTCTCTGGTTCAAAGAAGGTGAAGTATGCCAGTGGACGTCAGTCCAAGCACCATGGTTGAGAGAGTGA